In Arthrobacter sp. MN05-02, one genomic interval encodes:
- a CDS encoding thioredoxin reductase has protein sequence MTTQTDVQLDTPTADSSGSEPKIHDVIIVGSGPSGYTAAVYTARANLKPVMIASSVKAGGELMNTTDVENFPGFPEGVMGPELMEQFEKQARRFGTEILFEDVVSAELSGDIKKLTIATGEEFLARAVIISTGSEYREIGLDDEKRLSGHGVSWCATCDGFFFRDQDIAVVGGGDSAMEEALFLTKFARSVTVIHRRDTLRASKIMQDRAFAHEKIDFLWNSEVVGIHGADKVTGVRVANTIDGTTSDLDVTGIFVAIGNDPRVDLVKDQLELTSEGTIAVQGRTSKTSLPGVFAAGDVIDPTYRQAITASGSGCVAALDVEHYLADTVSVAQTAARVPTPPAEAVSESASL, from the coding sequence AGCGAGCCGAAGATCCACGACGTCATCATCGTCGGATCGGGTCCTTCGGGCTACACCGCAGCGGTCTACACCGCACGGGCCAACCTGAAGCCGGTCATGATCGCGAGTTCGGTGAAGGCCGGCGGCGAGCTCATGAACACCACCGACGTCGAGAACTTCCCGGGTTTCCCGGAAGGCGTCATGGGGCCGGAACTGATGGAACAGTTCGAGAAGCAGGCACGCCGCTTCGGCACCGAGATCCTCTTCGAGGACGTCGTGTCCGCAGAGCTGTCGGGCGACATCAAGAAGCTGACCATCGCGACGGGCGAGGAGTTCCTCGCGCGTGCCGTGATCATCTCGACCGGTTCCGAGTACCGCGAGATCGGGCTGGACGACGAGAAGCGCCTGTCGGGGCACGGTGTCAGCTGGTGTGCGACCTGCGACGGATTCTTCTTCCGCGACCAGGACATCGCCGTCGTCGGCGGCGGCGACTCGGCCATGGAGGAGGCTCTCTTCCTCACGAAGTTCGCCCGCTCCGTCACCGTGATCCACCGCCGTGACACGTTGCGCGCGTCGAAGATCATGCAGGACCGCGCTTTCGCCCATGAGAAGATCGACTTCCTCTGGAACTCCGAGGTCGTCGGCATCCACGGTGCCGACAAGGTGACCGGCGTCAGGGTGGCCAACACGATCGACGGCACCACGAGCGATCTCGATGTGACCGGCATCTTCGTCGCGATCGGCAACGACCCGCGGGTGGACCTCGTGAAGGATCAGCTCGAACTGACCAGCGAGGGAACCATCGCCGTACAGGGACGCACGTCGAAGACGTCGCTGCCGGGCGTCTTCGCCGCAGGCGACGTGATCGACCCGACCTACCGCCAGGCCATCACGGCCTCCGGCAGCGGCTGTGTCGCTGCCCTCGACGTCGAGCATTACCTGGCGGATACCGTCAGCGTCGCCCAGACCGCGGCCCGGGTGCCCACCCCGCCGGCCGAAGCAGTGTCCGAATCAGCTTCACTCTGA
- the trxA gene encoding thioredoxin-1 — translation MSNAKDVTDASFDADVLQASKPVIVDFWAEWCGPCRMLSPILDDIAAEHAEKVDVVKVNVDDNPAIAAKYGITSIPAVYVFQGGEVAATSIGAKPKQVLEQEFASFIN, via the coding sequence ATGAGCAACGCAAAGGATGTGACGGACGCGTCATTCGACGCCGACGTCCTGCAGGCGAGCAAGCCAGTGATCGTCGATTTCTGGGCGGAATGGTGCGGCCCCTGCCGCATGCTGTCGCCCATCCTGGACGACATCGCAGCCGAGCACGCCGAGAAGGTCGACGTGGTCAAGGTGAACGTTGACGACAACCCGGCGATCGCCGCGAAGTACGGCATCACATCGATTCCCGCCGTGTACGTCTTCCAGGGCGGGGAGGTGGCCGCGACCTCCATCGGTGCCAAGCCGAAGCAGGTACTCGAGCAGGAATTCGCATCTTTCATCAATTGA